From a region of the Impatiens glandulifera chromosome 4, dImpGla2.1, whole genome shotgun sequence genome:
- the LOC124935914 gene encoding lignin-forming anionic peroxidase-like: MAALSSSNSFASTFVLFVLLFTFLPAFSNAQLSSTFYNTRCPLAQTAINSAVLQAVAAERRMAASLIRLHFHDCFVQGCDASILLDEQASATSERDALQNRDSVRGFEVIESAKATLEGLCPGVVSCADILAVAARDASAAVGGPSWTVKLGRRDSTTASRDEAERDLPLFTSTLQEHISNFAAKGLNTRDLVALSGSHTIGQAQCFTFRDRIYDDGSDIDAGFAATRKSTCPAAAGNGDSNLAPLDLVTPTLFDNVYFRNLIEKKGLLQSDQVLFSGGSTDSIVREYNSNAVTFRADFANAMIKMGEISPLTGEDGVIRRICRSLN, translated from the exons ATGGCAGCCCTTAGTTCTAGCAACTCTTTTGCATCCACATTTGTCCTCTTTGTCTTGCTCTTCACTTTTTTGCCTGCATTTAGTAATGCACAATTGTCATCCACTTTCTACAACACTAGATGCCCACTCGCTCAAACTGCTATTAACTCTGCCGTGTTACAAGCAGTTGCTGCTGAACGTCGCATGGCAGCATCACTCATTCGCCTCCACTTTCATGATTGCTTCGTTCAG GGTTGTGACGCGTCCATCTTACTCGATGAACAAGCTTCCGCCACTAGCGAAAGAGATGCACTACAAAATAGAGATTCTGTGAGAGGTTTCGAGGTAATCGAGTCGGCCAAAGCCACCTTAGAAGGACTATGTCCTGGAGTCGTTTCTTGTGCTGACATTCTAGCAGTTGCAGCGCGAGATGCATCAGCTGCG GTTGGCGGTCCATCATGGACTGTGAAACTAGGAAGAAGAGATTCAACCACCGCTAGTCGAGATGAAGCTGAAAGAGACTTACCCTTGTTTACTAGCACTCTTCAGGAGCATATATCCAATTTTGCTGCCAAGGGTTTGAATACAAGAGATTTGGTAGCTTTATCag GTTCACATACAATAGGTCAGGCACAATGTTTTACCTTCCGTGATAGAATATACGACGATGGAAGTGACATTGATGCAGGATTTGCTGCTACAAGAAAAAGTACTTGTCCTGCAGCTGCTGGAAATGGTGACAGCAATTTGGCACCTCTTGATCTAGTGACACCAACTTTGTTTGATAATGTTTACTTTAgaaatttaattgaaaagaaGGGTCTTCTTCAGTCCGATCAAGTACTTTTTAGTGGAGGCTCAACTGATAGTATTGTGCGAGAATACAATTCAAATGCTGTGACCTTTCGGGCTGACTTTGCAAATGCCATGATCAAAATGGGAGAAATTAGTCCACTAACAGGTGAAGATGGTGTCATTAGACGGATTTGCAGATCACTCAATTAA